The genomic window GCAAACACGACGTGATCGCGATGTGCGGGGTCTACGCGGCGCCCGGCCACATGACCGAGGTGCTGATCGGGCTGGCCGCCGAGTCCAAGGCGAAAGGCTGGTGGCACGCGTACGGCGACGTGGTCCCCGCCTGGTTCGAGCTCTACGTCGGCATGGAGCAGGCGGCGTCCCGGCTGCGGTCCTTCGCCCCCGGAGTGATCCCCGGCCTGTTGCAGACCCGGGAGTACGCGGAGGCGGTCTTCCGGAAATGGCACGGCGACGACGAGGAGGCGGTGGCCAACGCGGTGGCCGTGCGGCTGGAACGCCAGTCGCTGCTCAGCCGGCGGCTGCCCGAGGCGCCCCGGCTCGACGTGGCGATCGACGAGGGGGTGCTGCGCCGGGCGATCCCGGACACCCTCGGCATGCAGAAACAGCTCGCCCACCTGGTCAACGTCTCGACCCGGACCAACATCAGCGTGCGGGTGATCCCGTTCGCGGCCGGCCCGCACCAGGCGTCCAGTTCGGGGCAGTTCACCGTGCTGGAGTTCCCGGCCGTCGGCACCGCCTCACCCGAGCCGTCGACCATCTACTGCGAGAACCTCACCGGAGCGCTCTACCTCGATAAGCTCGCGGAGGTGGCGGCGTACGAATCGATCTGGGCCGAGATCGACG from Actinoplanes derwentensis includes these protein-coding regions:
- a CDS encoding helix-turn-helix domain-containing protein, producing MTETGSTVPRRQVGRLLRQLREQAGVSLMAAAHELEFSRARMYRIENGEVPVRKHDVIAMCGVYAAPGHMTEVLIGLAAESKAKGWWHAYGDVVPAWFELYVGMEQAASRLRSFAPGVIPGLLQTREYAEAVFRKWHGDDEEAVANAVAVRLERQSLLSRRLPEAPRLDVAIDEGVLRRAIPDTLGMQKQLAHLVNVSTRTNISVRVIPFAAGPHQASSSGQFTVLEFPAVGTASPEPSTIYCENLTGALYLDKLAEVAAYESIWAEIDAIALNRADSDDLIRTIIEESDG